One window from the genome of Musa acuminata AAA Group cultivar baxijiao chromosome BXJ1-4, Cavendish_Baxijiao_AAA, whole genome shotgun sequence encodes:
- the LOC135671826 gene encoding uncharacterized protein LOC135671826: MGESSSSASYIRTVQHLIEQCLLFRMSKEECMEALAKHADIKSVITSTVWKELEKENGEFFQAYMKEQEEKAMEVEAAQRMQKILTELASKDYDKEE, from the exons ATGGGCGAATCTTCGTCGTCGGCTTCCTACATCAGAACG GTGCAACACCTGATCGAGCAATGCCTCCTCTTCCGCATGAGCAAGGAGGAGTGCATGGAAGCCCTCGCCAAGCACGCCGACATCAAGTCCGTCATCACCTCCACAG TTTGGAAGGAGTTAGAGAAGGAGAACGGGGAGTTCTTCCAGGCGTACATGAAGGAGCAAGAGGAGAAGGCCATGGAGGTCGAGGCTGCGCAGAGGATGCAGAAGATTCTCACCGAGTTGGCTTCCAAAGATTACGACAAGGAAGAGTGA